A genomic stretch from Fodinibius salinus includes:
- a CDS encoding ABC transporter ATP-binding protein, with translation MIQLQHVSKVFDGNHLAVDDVSFSVKEGEIFGLIGTSGCGKTTTMKMINRLIDPTSGSIFVDDQQVKAQKPESLRQKIGYVIQDVGLFPHYTVAENIATVPTLKGWNKKRIESRCEDLLELVGLNADEFAHRKPEALSGGQQQRVGLARALAADPPIILMDEPFGALDPITKREVQIEVQNIFSEINKTVLLVTHDVVEAFAMCDRLCLLDAGKVQQIGTPQELLFSPANDFVDSFFASDRFQLELLSVNLSEILDIEPNSKLYWSPPLEGEQEDEIGREQSLYSIIEEMEERAHDNTVIIHRVDGQTVDSLSFSNLLSKFRQYSNTLKAGGANG, from the coding sequence ATGATACAGCTCCAACATGTTAGTAAAGTATTCGATGGTAATCATTTGGCAGTTGATGACGTCTCGTTTTCAGTAAAAGAGGGCGAAATATTTGGACTCATCGGCACTAGCGGTTGTGGCAAGACAACAACTATGAAGATGATTAACCGGCTGATTGATCCCACCTCTGGTTCAATATTTGTGGATGATCAACAGGTGAAGGCCCAGAAACCAGAGAGTCTGCGCCAAAAAATTGGATATGTGATTCAGGATGTGGGGTTGTTTCCCCATTATACCGTGGCCGAAAATATAGCCACCGTCCCAACCCTAAAAGGGTGGAATAAGAAGCGTATCGAATCGCGATGTGAAGATCTGCTTGAGCTGGTAGGGCTTAATGCAGATGAATTTGCCCATCGCAAGCCGGAAGCTCTGAGCGGTGGACAGCAACAGCGCGTGGGATTAGCACGAGCCTTAGCTGCTGATCCGCCAATCATCCTCATGGACGAACCTTTTGGAGCCCTTGATCCAATTACAAAACGTGAAGTTCAGATCGAGGTGCAAAACATCTTTTCAGAAATTAATAAGACCGTTTTGCTGGTGACCCACGATGTAGTTGAAGCCTTCGCAATGTGTGATCGACTTTGTTTGCTGGATGCTGGTAAAGTACAACAGATCGGTACGCCGCAAGAGCTACTTTTTAGTCCTGCCAACGATTTTGTGGATTCCTTTTTTGCATCCGATCGGTTTCAGCTGGAATTATTGAGTGTTAATCTTTCAGAAATTCTCGACATCGAACCGAACTCCAAATTGTATTGGAGTCCCCCGTTGGAGGGAGAGCAGGAAGATGAAATAGGCAGAGAGCAATCTCTTTATAGTATTATTGAAGAAATGGAAGAGCGGGCACATGATAATACAGTTATTATTCACCGTGTTGACGGTCAAACTGTTGATTCTCTGAGCTTTTCGAATTTGTTAAGCAAATTTCGTCAGTACAGTAATACGTTAAAAGCCGGAGGTGCCAATGGTTGA